DNA from Rubripirellula lacrimiformis:
CCCTACGGTTGCGACCACCGCGCGCCAATTCGACAGATGGTCGTCGGCTGGATCGATCGATGGGAAACGACCTTGTTGGCAATGAAACGCATCCATCACACACTGCCGCCAAGTTCGATCCGGGTTCGCCAGTGTCGGATCCGTGATTTCGATTTCGATTTGATCCATGATTTCACAGAGGATCGCATCGATCGTAGCTTCCCAGATCGCGGCCGGGGCCAGGGGACGACGTCGTGTCAACAATCCACGGGTGACCTGTTCCAGCATCCAAATACGCTGGTCCGCATCCCACATATCAAACCCATCGATCCCATATCGCCACGCGTTTTCGTCATCGCGATACTCGGCCAAAAGATGATCGACCATCATGTCGATTGCGCCGCGAAGCAATTCAGCTTCGGCACCCCGAAGCATTCTCAATCCATCAACGGTTGGCCACATCTCCGCTCGTCTCCCAGTCAGACTTCTCGCAATCGTCACGGTAACAAACCAGCGCCGCAATGATCGCTAGACCAGGGATCGACGGCGCTCGCATACGCAGGTTGCTCCAGTAGACCGCATGGACAGCCGTCAATGTCACAACCATCGCGAAAACGGGCCAAATCATGGCTCGACGTTCAGCGGATGACCGACCCGATCGCCGTTTCCATTTGGCCCACCCCAGGAACGCCAGGACGTAGAAAACAGCGTAGTAGACGCCAATGGCCGCCGATAATGCCATCGATCGGCCCGGGGTCAGGTGCGGCATCGGATTCCACAACCGCACCACTCGCACCACCGCAGACCCGAAAAACATCTCCGGTTCGCGGCGGATCGCAGCTTTGGCTGCGTTACCGACCAACCGATCGTCGCTGACCTCGGTCGCTTCAACGGCTGCCAGCGTCACGGCGGTCGACGACCAATCGGTTTGCCAAAATTCTTGGGTCGTGGGATCGCCGTCGTATCGGTGTGCGTAAGCTTCGAAAAAATCGTTCGGGTCCCAGACGGTTCCCACATCGCCTTCTCGCAAATACCGATAGAACATCGGGTTGTTGGCCAGCAACAGCGTGTAGCCGCCGTGGGTCGTGGCCCACACCGGATGCCCCAATTGACGAACGTTTCGCATCGTCCACGCCCCTACCATGGCGACCACGACCGCCGCCAAGGCGATCGATGGAACCATCCGCCCCCAAACCCTGGGCGTCCGGCGCAGGGAAATCCAAGCGTGCCCAATGACGATGAACACCGCCCATACCAGGAACGTGGGTCGACACAGGTACGCCAGCCCTAACAACAATCCCAACGCGACCGCGTGGATGGTTCGCTTCACCGATCCCTCGAACTGGTCCGCCGGACTGGACCATTGCCACAACACAGCCGTCACGATGAAAGCCGCCAAGGTTTCCGTCATCACCAGCGTCGACTGCTGAAGCAGAATCGGGTCGATCCCGACCATCAGCGCCGCCATCGCCGGCGGCCAAACCTGAACCGTCCAGTGGCGGGCGGTCACATAGACCGCCAATACCGTCAAGCCGCCCAACAGGGTGTGCAGCATGGCGATGGCAATCGGTGACGTCGATGTCCAGGAAAGCAAGGCTGGGTACAGTGGCGGCCGGAAAGCCGTTGGCTGAACTTGACCATCGAATCCGGTCATGCCGTACACCCCCGA
Protein-coding regions in this window:
- a CDS encoding phospholipid carrier-dependent glycosyltransferase; amino-acid sequence: MIGLVVRGAVVFAFMDDFEADPDAYRAIADTLSQSGVYGMTGFDGQVQPTAFRPPLYPALLSWTSTSPIAIAMLHTLLGGLTVLAVYVTARHWTVQVWPPAMAALMVGIDPILLQQSTLVMTETLAAFIVTAVLWQWSSPADQFEGSVKRTIHAVALGLLLGLAYLCRPTFLVWAVFIVIGHAWISLRRTPRVWGRMVPSIALAAVVVAMVGAWTMRNVRQLGHPVWATTHGGYTLLLANNPMFYRYLREGDVGTVWDPNDFFEAYAHRYDGDPTTQEFWQTDWSSTAVTLAAVEATEVSDDRLVGNAAKAAIRREPEMFFGSAVVRVVRLWNPMPHLTPGRSMALSAAIGVYYAVFYVLAFLGWAKWKRRSGRSSAERRAMIWPVFAMVVTLTAVHAVYWSNLRMRAPSIPGLAIIAALVCYRDDCEKSDWETSGDVANR